A genomic stretch from Aminobacter aminovorans includes:
- a CDS encoding ABC transporter substrate-binding protein: MTNRLLTGLLMASSILGSAGIALAQDKTLTIESWRNDDLAIWQEKLIPAFEKANPGIKVTFSPSAPTEYNAALNAKLDAGSAGDLITCRPFDASLELYKKGHLADLTSLKGMENFSDVAKSAWQTDDGKATFCVPMASVIHGFIYNKDAFEKLGIAVPATEEEFFAALEKIKADGTFIPMAMGTKDLWEAATMGYQNIGPNYWKGEEGRLALIKGEQKLTDADWVAPYATLAKWKPYLGDGFEAQTYPDSQNLFTLGRAAIYPAGSWEISTFNTQAQFKMGAFPPPVQKAGDTCYISDHNDIGIGLNPKSANADAAKTFLTWVASPEFATIYANALPGFFSLNSAAVKMEDPLAQEFVSWREKCKPTIRSTYQVLSRGTPNLENETWVKSANVINGTETPEAAAAELQKGLDSWFKPAK; this comes from the coding sequence ATGACGAACAGGTTGCTTACTGGACTTCTGATGGCGTCCAGCATTCTCGGCTCAGCCGGGATCGCGCTCGCCCAGGACAAGACGCTGACGATCGAAAGCTGGCGCAACGACGATCTCGCCATCTGGCAGGAAAAGCTGATCCCGGCCTTCGAGAAGGCCAATCCGGGCATCAAGGTCACCTTCTCGCCGTCGGCTCCGACCGAGTACAATGCCGCCCTCAACGCCAAGCTCGATGCCGGTTCGGCTGGTGACCTGATCACCTGCCGTCCGTTCGACGCTTCGCTCGAACTCTACAAGAAGGGTCACCTCGCCGACCTGACCTCGCTGAAGGGCATGGAGAACTTCTCCGACGTCGCCAAGTCCGCCTGGCAGACCGACGACGGCAAGGCCACCTTCTGCGTGCCGATGGCCTCCGTCATCCACGGCTTCATCTACAACAAGGATGCCTTCGAGAAGCTCGGCATCGCCGTGCCGGCGACCGAGGAAGAGTTCTTCGCAGCGCTTGAGAAGATCAAGGCCGACGGCACCTTCATCCCGATGGCGATGGGCACCAAGGATCTCTGGGAAGCCGCGACCATGGGCTACCAGAACATCGGCCCGAACTACTGGAAAGGCGAAGAAGGCCGTCTGGCGCTGATCAAGGGAGAACAGAAGCTGACCGACGCCGACTGGGTTGCACCTTATGCGACGCTGGCCAAGTGGAAGCCTTATCTCGGTGACGGTTTCGAAGCCCAGACCTATCCGGACAGCCAGAACCTCTTCACCCTCGGCCGCGCCGCCATCTATCCGGCCGGCTCGTGGGAGATTTCGACCTTCAACACCCAGGCTCAGTTCAAGATGGGTGCCTTCCCGCCGCCGGTCCAGAAGGCTGGTGACACCTGCTACATCTCCGACCACAACGACATCGGCATTGGCCTCAACCCGAAGAGCGCAAACGCCGATGCCGCCAAGACCTTCCTGACCTGGGTGGCTTCGCCTGAATTCGCGACCATCTATGCCAATGCCCTGCCGGGCTTCTTCAGCCTGAACTCGGCTGCCGTGAAGATGGAAGATCCGCTGGCCCAGGAATTCGTCTCCTGGCGCGAGAAGTGCAAGCCGACGATCCGCTCGACCTATCAGGTCCTGTCGCGCGGCACGCCGAACCTCGAGAACGAAACCTGGGTCAAGTCGGCCAACGTCATCAATGGCACCGAGACCCCGGAAGCTGCTGCTGCCGAACTGCAGAAGGGCCTCGACAGCTGGTTCAAGCCGGCTAAGTAA
- a CDS encoding N-acetylmuramic acid 6-phosphate etherase, which produces MAPRRTEAVHKDAGGIDAQAPDSVLRLLADAQIEAARAVHPAIPAIAQAAEKVAACLAGGGRLVYAAAGSSGLMALADALELPGTFGIPRERVFILLAGGREALVNLAGGPEDDAGQAASDVAATGLEAGDCLVAISASGSTPYAMSALEEARRRGAATIAFANNSGAPMFDLADVSVLLATPPEVVAGSTRMGAGTAQKIALNMMSTLAAIHLGHVHDGYMVNLHADNIKLHERAARIVSAISGCDTATAEALLEKSGGSVKLAILLASGASSLEAANQLLEGADQRLRSALSKLEGSRGSHQ; this is translated from the coding sequence ATGGCGCCAAGGCGTACAGAAGCGGTGCACAAGGATGCAGGGGGCATTGATGCCCAGGCACCCGATTCCGTTCTTCGCCTGCTTGCCGATGCGCAGATCGAAGCTGCGCGTGCTGTCCACCCAGCCATCCCCGCCATTGCCCAGGCAGCCGAAAAGGTTGCTGCCTGCCTCGCTGGCGGCGGCCGCCTCGTTTACGCCGCAGCTGGTAGTTCAGGCTTGATGGCGCTGGCCGATGCGCTGGAGCTTCCCGGTACCTTCGGTATCCCGCGCGAGCGTGTGTTCATCCTTCTTGCCGGCGGCCGCGAGGCGCTGGTCAATCTCGCCGGCGGTCCCGAGGACGATGCCGGCCAGGCAGCCAGCGATGTCGCCGCGACCGGCCTTGAGGCGGGCGATTGCCTTGTCGCCATCTCGGCCAGCGGCTCGACGCCTTATGCAATGAGCGCGCTCGAAGAAGCGCGCCGCCGCGGTGCCGCGACCATCGCTTTTGCAAATAACTCGGGCGCGCCGATGTTCGACCTCGCCGATGTTTCGGTGCTGCTGGCAACGCCGCCGGAAGTCGTCGCCGGCTCGACCCGCATGGGTGCCGGCACGGCCCAGAAGATCGCACTCAACATGATGTCGACGCTGGCCGCCATTCATCTCGGCCATGTCCATGACGGTTACATGGTCAATCTGCACGCCGACAACATCAAGCTGCACGAGCGTGCCGCGCGCATCGTTTCGGCCATTTCAGGCTGCGACACCGCGACTGCCGAAGCCCTGCTCGAAAAGAGCGGCGGTTCGGTCAAGCTCGCCATCCTTTTGGCTTCCGGCGCGTCCAGCCTGGAAGCGGCAAACCAACTTCTTGAAGGGGCGGACCAACGGCTCAGGTCCGCACTTTCGAAGCTCGAGGGGAGCAGAGGCTCTCATCAGTAG
- a CDS encoding BadF/BadG/BcrA/BcrD ATPase family protein yields the protein MDLVLGIDGGGTGCRAALANASGDIIGRGRGGPANIRTDLAGACNNIVEAARQALVDAGQDPASIATVDAVLGLAGANVGDYKQRLEDMLPFRNSSVENDSLISLEGALGDHDGAIAALGTGTVYLGRRAGQFQPLGGWGFQIGDLGSGARIGRDLLQETLLVYDRIHAGSALTDVMLERFNSDPSDIVEFTTNAKPGDYGQFAPMVFEHAAKGDAVGQKLVDRAVADVEETLAVFDLTPNERLCLLGGLAGLYAPLLSKRYRAIMHPPLQDALGGAVQMALKKYGKAGGGHG from the coding sequence GTGGATCTTGTGCTCGGGATAGATGGTGGCGGCACTGGCTGCCGGGCCGCTCTGGCCAATGCAAGCGGCGATATCATCGGCCGCGGGCGTGGCGGGCCGGCCAATATCCGCACCGACCTTGCCGGTGCGTGCAACAATATCGTCGAGGCAGCCCGCCAAGCATTGGTGGATGCCGGCCAGGACCCGGCATCGATCGCCACGGTCGATGCCGTCCTCGGGCTCGCGGGCGCCAATGTCGGTGACTACAAGCAGCGGCTCGAAGACATGCTGCCGTTTCGAAACAGTTCCGTCGAAAACGACTCGCTGATCTCGCTGGAAGGCGCGCTCGGCGACCATGATGGCGCCATCGCAGCGCTCGGCACCGGAACCGTCTATCTCGGTCGCAGGGCCGGCCAGTTCCAGCCCCTCGGCGGCTGGGGCTTCCAGATCGGCGATCTCGGCAGCGGCGCGCGCATCGGCCGTGACCTGCTGCAGGAAACCCTGCTGGTCTACGACAGGATCCATGCCGGCTCGGCGCTGACCGACGTCATGCTGGAGCGTTTCAACAGCGACCCCAGCGACATCGTCGAGTTCACTACCAACGCCAAGCCAGGAGACTACGGCCAGTTCGCACCTATGGTGTTCGAGCACGCAGCGAAGGGCGACGCGGTCGGGCAGAAGCTCGTCGACCGCGCCGTCGCCGATGTCGAGGAAACGCTTGCCGTCTTCGATCTCACGCCGAACGAGCGGCTCTGCCTTCTCGGCGGGCTCGCTGGGCTCTATGCGCCGCTGCTGTCGAAACGCTACCGTGCGATCATGCACCCGCCACTGCAGGACGCGCTGGGCGGAGCGGTGCAGATGGCGTTGAAGAAATATGGCAAGGCGGGAGGCGGCCATGGATGA
- a CDS encoding carbohydrate ABC transporter permease, with translation MSQQSLEHSQDRRPTRWHIAVFLAPALLVYTAVMILPLFGTLQLSLFRNVDNAQVFAGFDNFRTLFGDPRWAASFWNALGNNTWFFIIHMLVQNPIGVVLAALLSSPKLRFSAFYRTAIFIPTILSFVIVGFAWKLILSPLWGVAPNLLDLVGLKSLFVPWLGKEEYALTTLSLISVWQFVGIPMMLIYAAMLSIPDEVIEAAECDGVTGFSQFWKIQLPLILPSIGIISILTFVGNFNAFDLIYSAQGALAGPNYATDILGTFLYRTFFGFQLQIGDKNMGATIASMMFFIILAGVCLYLFLIQTRLRRYQF, from the coding sequence ATGTCGCAGCAAAGCCTAGAGCATAGCCAAGACAGAAGACCGACACGCTGGCATATCGCCGTATTCCTGGCTCCTGCGCTGCTGGTCTACACCGCGGTGATGATCCTGCCGCTGTTCGGGACCTTGCAGCTGTCGCTGTTCCGCAACGTCGACAATGCGCAGGTGTTCGCAGGCTTCGACAATTTCCGCACTCTTTTCGGTGATCCGCGCTGGGCGGCCTCGTTCTGGAACGCGCTCGGCAACAACACCTGGTTCTTCATCATCCACATGCTGGTGCAGAACCCGATCGGCGTGGTCCTTGCCGCCCTGCTGTCGAGCCCCAAGCTGCGCTTCTCGGCTTTCTACCGCACGGCGATCTTCATCCCGACAATCCTGTCCTTCGTCATCGTCGGTTTTGCCTGGAAGCTGATCCTGAGCCCACTCTGGGGCGTCGCGCCCAACCTGCTCGATCTCGTCGGCCTGAAGAGCCTTTTCGTGCCTTGGCTCGGCAAGGAAGAATATGCGCTGACCACGCTCAGCCTGATCTCGGTCTGGCAGTTCGTCGGTATCCCGATGATGCTGATCTACGCCGCGATGCTGTCGATCCCCGACGAGGTCATAGAGGCTGCCGAATGCGACGGCGTCACCGGCTTCTCGCAGTTCTGGAAAATCCAGCTGCCGCTGATCCTGCCCTCCATCGGCATCATCTCGATCCTCACTTTCGTCGGCAATTTCAACGCCTTCGACCTGATCTACTCGGCACAGGGCGCGCTCGCCGGCCCGAACTACGCCACCGACATCCTGGGCACGTTCCTCTACCGCACCTTCTTCGGCTTCCAGCTGCAGATCGGCGACAAGAACATGGGTGCGACCATCGCCTCGATGATGTTCTTCATCATTCTCGCCGGCGTGTGCCTGTACCTGTTCCTTATCCAGACGCGGCTGCGCCGCTACCAGTTCTGA
- a CDS encoding carbohydrate ABC transporter permease — protein sequence MSKAATSLPRTIGAHAVLLTYTAIALFPVLVIVVNSFKSRNAIFRSPLSLPTAETFDLIGYTTVMAQGDFFLYFQNSLIVTVASLFFVLLFGAMAAFALSEYRFKGNTMMGLYLALGIMIPIRLGTVAILQLMVASGLVNTLTALILVYTAQGLPLAVFILSEFMKQVSDDLKNAGRIDGLSEYRIFFRLVLPLVRPAMATVAVFTMIPIWNDLWFPLILAPSEATKTVTLGAQVFIGQFVTNWNAVLAALSLAILPVLILYFFFSRQLIRGITSGAVK from the coding sequence ATGAGCAAGGCTGCCACTTCCCTGCCACGCACCATCGGCGCCCATGCGGTGCTTTTGACCTACACCGCGATCGCGCTGTTTCCAGTGCTCGTCATCGTCGTCAACTCGTTCAAGTCGCGCAACGCCATCTTCCGTTCGCCGCTGTCGCTGCCGACCGCCGAGACCTTCGACCTGATCGGCTACACGACCGTGATGGCGCAGGGCGACTTCTTCCTCTATTTCCAGAACAGCCTGATCGTTACCGTCGCCTCGCTGTTCTTCGTGCTTTTGTTCGGCGCCATGGCCGCCTTCGCCCTGTCGGAGTACCGCTTCAAGGGCAACACCATGATGGGCCTCTATCTGGCGCTTGGCATCATGATCCCGATCCGCCTCGGTACGGTCGCGATCCTGCAGCTGATGGTGGCGTCGGGCCTCGTCAACACGCTGACCGCGCTGATCCTTGTCTACACCGCGCAAGGCCTGCCGCTCGCCGTCTTCATCCTGTCCGAATTCATGAAGCAGGTGTCGGACGATCTGAAGAATGCCGGCCGCATCGACGGGCTCTCGGAATACCGCATCTTCTTCCGCCTCGTCCTGCCGCTGGTCCGCCCGGCCATGGCAACGGTCGCCGTCTTCACCATGATCCCGATCTGGAACGATCTGTGGTTCCCGCTGATCCTGGCGCCGTCGGAAGCGACCAAGACCGTGACGCTCGGTGCCCAGGTGTTCATCGGCCAGTTCGTCACCAACTGGAACGCCGTTTTGGCCGCGCTCTCGCTCGCCATCCTGCCGGTGCTGATCCTCTACTTCTTCTTCTCGCGGCAGCTGATCCGCG